From the genome of Candidatus Poseidoniia archaeon:
CGGGGGAGAGGAGGTAAGATTTCCTACTCGGGAATTGATGATGAAGGATTATATGAGGATCTAAGTGAAGCTGCGGCCATACACTTGGAAGCTAGTGGTGTTGCCTGACAAAGACAATTTTTTGATGGCTGAGGCCTCAACTAAAGGGCCGGTAGATCAGCCTGGAAGATCGCCGCCTTCGCAAGGCGGAGGCCGCGGGTTCAAATCCCGCCCGGTCCACCAGAAGAGGAAAAATGGCGCTTGATTTGGATCTTGAATCCCTGATGCATGGCAAGGAGCTAGTCAAGCGGGGATTTGCCAGAATGCAGAAGGGAGGTGTGATAATGGACGTGGTAAACGCAGAGCAGGCTGGAATCGCCGAGAATGCTGGTGCAGTTTCTGTGATGGCTC
Proteins encoded in this window:
- a CDS encoding pyridoxal 5'-phosphate synthase lyase subunit PdxS, yielding MALDLDLESLMHGKELVKRGFARMQKGGVIMDVVNAEQAGIAENAGAVSVMALERVPADIRADGGVARMSNPSMIKEIIDFTTIPVMAKCRIGHS